The following proteins are co-located in the Escherichia fergusonii ATCC 35469 genome:
- the ycaO gene encoding 30S ribosomal protein S12 methylthiotransferase accessory factor YcaO produces MTQTFIPGKDAALEDSIARFQQKLSDLGFQIEEASWLNPVPNVWSVHIRDKECALCFTNGKGATKKAALASALGEYFERLSTNYFFADFWLGETIANGPFVHYPNEKWFPLTENDDVPEGLLDDRLRAFYDPENELTGSMLIDLQSGNEDRGICGLPFTRQSDNQTVYIPMNIIGNLYVSNGMSAGNTRNEARVQGLSEVFERYVKNRIIAESISLPEIPADVLARYPAVVEAIETLEAEGFPIFAYDGSLGGQYPVICVVLFNPANGTCFASFGAHPDFGVALERTVTELLQGRGLKDLDVFTPPTFDDEEVAEHTNLETHFIDSSGLISWDLFKQDADYPFVDWNFSGTTEEEFATLMAIFNNEDKEVYIADYEHLGVYACRIIVPGMSDIYPAEDLWLANNSMGSHLRETILSLPGSEWEKEDYLNLIEQLDEEGFDDFTRVRELLGLATGPDNGWYTLRIGELKAMLALAGGDLEQALVWTEWTMEFNSSVFSPERANYYRCLQTLLLLAQEEDRQPLQYLNAFIRMYGAEAVEAASAAMSGEAAFYGLQPVDSDLHAFAAHQSLLKAYEKLQRAKATFWTK; encoded by the coding sequence ATGACGCAAACATTTATCCCCGGCAAAGATGCCGCTCTGGAAGATTCCATCGCTCGCTTCCAGCAAAAACTTTCAGACCTCGGTTTTCAGATTGAAGAGGCCTCCTGGCTGAATCCCGTGCCTAACGTCTGGTCTGTACATATTCGTGACAAAGAGTGCGCACTGTGTTTTACCAACGGTAAAGGCGCAACCAAAAAAGCGGCGCTGGCATCCGCCCTCGGTGAATATTTCGAGCGTCTCTCAACCAACTACTTTTTTGCTGACTTCTGGCTGGGCGAAACCATCGCCAACGGTCCGTTCGTGCATTATCCCAACGAAAAATGGTTCCCACTGACCGAAAACGACGATGTGCCGGAAGGACTGCTCGATGACCGTCTGCGCGCGTTTTACGACCCTGAAAATGAACTGACCGGCAGCATGCTGATTGACCTGCAATCCGGTAACGAAGATCGTGGTATTTGCGGTCTGCCATTTACGCGCCAGTCCGACAATCAGACCGTTTATATTCCGATGAATATCATTGGTAACTTGTACGTTTCTAACGGTATGTCCGCTGGCAATACCCGCAACGAAGCACGCGTTCAAGGGTTGTCCGAAGTTTTCGAACGCTACGTGAAAAACCGCATTATTGCTGAAAGCATCAGCTTGCCGGAAATCCCGGCAGACGTGCTGGCACGTTACCCTGCAGTAGTTGAAGCAATCGAAACACTGGAAGCGGAAGGTTTCCCAATCTTTGCTTATGATGGTTCGCTTGGCGGCCAGTATCCAGTGATTTGCGTGGTACTGTTCAATCCGGCTAACGGCACTTGCTTTGCCTCTTTCGGTGCGCATCCTGATTTTGGCGTAGCACTGGAACGTACCGTGACCGAGCTGCTGCAAGGTCGTGGCCTGAAAGATTTGGATGTGTTTACTCCGCCAACCTTCGATGATGAAGAAGTTGCTGAACATACCAACCTTGAAACGCACTTTATCGATTCCAGCGGTTTAATCTCCTGGGACCTGTTCAAGCAGGATGCCGATTATCCGTTTGTGGACTGGAATTTCTCCGGCACCACGGAAGAAGAGTTTGCCACGCTGATGGCTATCTTCAACAACGAAGATAAAGAAGTTTATATTGCCGATTACGAGCATCTGGGCGTTTATGCTTGTCGTATTATCGTGCCTGGCATGTCCGATATTTATCCGGCTGAAGATTTGTGGTTAGCGAATAACAGCATGGGCAGCCATTTACGTGAAACGATTCTTTCACTCCCAGGCAGCGAGTGGGAAAAAGAAGATTACCTGAACCTCATCGAGCAACTGGATGAAGAAGGTTTTGATGACTTTACCCGCGTGCGTGAGCTATTGGGTCTGGCAACCGGGCCGGATAACGGCTGGTACACTCTGCGTATCGGTGAATTAAAGGCTATGCTGGCGCTGGCTGGTGGCGATCTGGAACAGGCTCTGGTCTGGACCGAATGGACGATGGAGTTTAACTCATCGGTCTTCAGCCCGGAACGCGCAAACTATTATCGCTGCCTGCAAACCCTCCTGCTGCTGGCTCAGGAAGAAGATCGCCAGCCACTGCAATATCTGAATGCTTTTATCCGCATGTACGGCGCGGAGGCGGTAGAAGCCGCCAGTGCGGCAATGAGTGGCGAAGCGGCGTTTTACGGCCTGCAACCGGTAGATAGCGATCTGCACGCATTCGCCGCACATCAGTCGCTGCTGAAGGCCTATGAAAAGCTGCAACGCGCCAAAGCGACATTCTGGACAAAATGA